One Pleurocapsa sp. PCC 7327 DNA segment encodes these proteins:
- a CDS encoding cation-transporting P-type ATPase, with amino-acid sequence MTATTQKPLPSYQWHHLSIREVAGHLDSNLEAGLTSAEVAKRRERFGANELKGKPGKSPLIRFLLQFNQPLLYILLIAGTIKAILGEWVNAWVIWGVTLINAIVGFVQESKAESAIAALASSVQTEATVIRDRQKVRIPSSEIVPGDLVLLTSGDKVPADLRLIEIRNLQVNESALTGESVAVEKNLQMLDADAPLAERTNMAYAGSFVTFGQGKGIVVAIAQETETGRISQLMEQQTNLKTPLTRKFDKFSRTLVYIILGVAALTFAVGLGYGYSWVEMFEAAVALAVSAIPEGLPAVVTITLAIGVSRMARRHAIIRKLPAVETLGSATVICSDKTGTLTENQMTVQAIYAGGQRYRVSGEGYVPKGEIFLDEAPVNLDESPVLRECLIAGLLCNDSYLEFKDGRWNVVGDPTEGALIVVANKVGCIRDELEQKMPRLDVIPFESEFQYMATLHGNGEASTKSKIIYVKGSVEAILSRSTQKLDAQGNLTPLDPNIIYQEADAMAAQGLRVLAFAKKLVSNEQNSLDHEDIEEGLIFIGLQGMIDPPRQEAIRAVAACKTAGIQVKMITGDHAVTAQAIAARMGLEKHGEVLAFTGQELSRMDNQALANAIEEGVVFARVAPEQKLRLVEALQSKGEVVAMTGDGVNDAPALKQADIGIAMGKAGTEVAKEAADAILTDDNFASIEAAVEEGRTVYRNLLKAIAFILPVNGGESMTILISVLLARDLPILALQVLWLNMVNSIAMTVPLAFEPKSERVMQQPPRSPKEPLLSRSLLKRILAISVFNWILIFGVFEWIEATTGNIALARTMAIQALVSGRIFYLLSISQLGTAIFNRIRGRSERITDAPAIIIGIVGAVVLQVIFSQWNLMNELFSTAPLNLDRWLICLLVGLPMILVAAWVNRFDPLD; translated from the coding sequence ATGACAGCAACTACTCAAAAACCCTTGCCATCGTACCAATGGCATCATCTATCAATACGGGAAGTCGCCGGACATTTAGATAGTAATTTAGAAGCGGGTTTAACATCGGCTGAGGTTGCCAAACGACGAGAACGTTTTGGCGCTAACGAACTCAAGGGAAAACCGGGTAAAAGTCCCTTAATACGATTTCTCCTGCAATTTAACCAACCCTTGCTATATATTTTGCTCATCGCGGGGACAATTAAGGCTATTTTGGGAGAGTGGGTGAATGCTTGGGTGATTTGGGGCGTAACTCTGATTAACGCCATTGTCGGATTCGTGCAAGAATCCAAAGCCGAAAGCGCGATCGCTGCCTTGGCTTCCTCTGTTCAAACCGAAGCAACAGTCATTCGAGACAGACAAAAAGTCAGAATCCCTTCATCTGAGATCGTACCAGGAGATTTGGTATTACTGACTTCTGGGGACAAAGTACCAGCCGATTTGCGACTCATTGAAATCCGAAACCTACAAGTCAATGAATCTGCTCTCACTGGCGAATCCGTTGCCGTCGAAAAAAATCTTCAAATGCTTGATGCCGATGCACCTTTAGCAGAGCGAACCAATATGGCTTATGCAGGCAGTTTCGTTACGTTTGGGCAAGGAAAGGGAATTGTTGTCGCGATCGCGCAGGAAACTGAAACCGGGCGAATTTCCCAGTTAATGGAGCAGCAAACTAACTTAAAAACGCCCTTAACTCGCAAATTCGATAAATTCAGTCGCACATTGGTTTACATCATCTTAGGAGTAGCTGCACTGACATTTGCCGTCGGTTTGGGATACGGTTATTCCTGGGTAGAAATGTTCGAGGCGGCTGTCGCCTTGGCAGTGAGCGCAATTCCTGAAGGCTTACCCGCAGTTGTGACCATTACCCTGGCGATTGGCGTTTCCCGGATGGCTCGTCGTCATGCGATTATCCGCAAATTACCTGCTGTAGAAACCCTCGGCAGTGCCACAGTCATCTGTTCGGATAAAACGGGTACGCTCACCGAAAATCAGATGACCGTGCAAGCTATCTACGCAGGAGGACAACGGTATCGCGTTAGCGGTGAAGGTTATGTTCCAAAAGGAGAAATCTTTCTCGATGAAGCACCAGTCAATCTAGATGAGTCTCCCGTACTTAGGGAGTGTCTAATCGCTGGATTGTTATGCAATGATTCTTACCTAGAATTCAAAGATGGTCGGTGGAATGTTGTTGGCGATCCGACTGAAGGTGCTCTGATTGTCGTTGCCAACAAAGTAGGATGCATTCGCGACGAGTTAGAACAAAAGATGCCCAGGCTCGATGTAATTCCCTTCGAGTCCGAGTTTCAGTACATGGCAACTTTGCATGGGAACGGAGAAGCAAGCACGAAATCCAAAATTATCTACGTTAAAGGATCGGTAGAGGCAATTCTCTCTCGCTCCACGCAGAAGCTCGATGCCCAAGGTAATTTAACTCCCCTCGATCCAAATATAATTTATCAAGAAGCCGATGCGATGGCAGCGCAAGGGTTACGGGTACTGGCGTTCGCTAAAAAACTCGTCTCTAACGAGCAAAACTCTCTAGACCATGAAGACATCGAAGAAGGTCTAATCTTTATCGGCTTGCAGGGGATGATCGATCCGCCGCGACAGGAGGCAATTAGAGCGGTAGCCGCTTGTAAAACAGCAGGGATCCAAGTGAAGATGATTACTGGAGATCATGCCGTTACTGCACAAGCGATCGCGGCTCGCATGGGATTGGAAAAGCATGGGGAAGTTCTCGCCTTCACCGGACAGGAACTGAGTCGCATGGATAACCAAGCACTGGCAAATGCGATCGAAGAAGGGGTAGTGTTTGCCCGCGTCGCACCCGAACAGAAATTACGGCTAGTGGAAGCTTTGCAATCCAAGGGCGAAGTCGTTGCCATGACGGGAGATGGGGTTAATGATGCCCCTGCGCTCAAGCAAGCCGATATTGGCATCGCAATGGGCAAGGCTGGTACGGAAGTCGCCAAGGAAGCGGCTGACGCGATTTTGACCGACGATAACTTCGCTTCGATTGAAGCGGCGGTTGAGGAAGGACGTACTGTCTATCGAAATTTGCTCAAAGCGATCGCTTTTATCCTACCCGTCAATGGTGGGGAATCGATGACGATTTTGATTAGCGTATTGCTTGCTAGGGATTTGCCGATTTTAGCGCTACAAGTTCTTTGGCTCAATATGGTCAATTCCATCGCCATGACGGTTCCTCTTGCCTTCGAGCCAAAATCCGAGCGGGTCATGCAACAGCCTCCGCGCAGCCCCAAAGAACCTTTACTTTCTAGAAGTTTATTAAAACGCATCTTAGCAATTTCTGTATTTAATTGGATTCTCATTTTTGGCGTATTTGAATGGATCGAAGCGACGACGGGAAATATTGCTCTCGCCCGCACGATGGCAATTCAAGCCTTAGTATCGGGGCGTATTTTTTATCTATTGAGCATCAGTCAATTAGGAACGGCAATTTTTAATAGAATTCGAGGCAGAAGTGAACGAATAACAGATGCTCCAGCTATTATTATTGGGATCGTTGGCGCGGTAGTTTTGCAGGTAATTTTCAGTCAATGGAATCTGATGAACGAGCTATTTTCGACAGCACCATTGAACTTAGATCGATGGCTAATTTGCTTGTTAGTAGGTTTACCGATGATTTTAGTTGCAGCTTGGGTTAATCGTTTCGATCCCCTCGATTGA
- a CDS encoding glycosyltransferase, whose protein sequence is MKQTIGRVSQIKTIQSLPQNQTAKSTYALISVDDDRCEQHVYVRSLGLALAQRGCQVDIFTRRQDPDQPAIIDLAPGCRIVRLTAGPARSISQDELFEHLPAFLEAWLAFQSCCDRHYALIHTNYWLSGWVGLQLKSRLKLPLVHTYHSIGSVKSGDSEPISDLASARLIVEWACLQEADCVVATTPQEKIDLRWSVSRRGKIRVIPYGIDARPFSLLAKQKARQQLGISPKTKTILYVGCFDRRQGLETLIKGCAQLPKRFQLCLANRSEPSSSDERDRKRIKALVWEWGLESVTTSIEHIPQQQLPAYYAAADVCVVPSDCESFGLVAIEAMAAGTPVIASYVGKLQHTVVHGETGLLIPPGNPEALAYALWAVLSNSKLAQSWGEASSKRVQLHFNSATVAAQIHQLYQSLINVYQQRDENYYLTNMK, encoded by the coding sequence ATGAAGCAAACGATTGGTCGCGTTAGTCAGATAAAAACGATTCAATCATTACCGCAAAATCAGACTGCTAAATCAACCTACGCTTTGATATCGGTGGATGACGACCGATGCGAGCAACATGTCTACGTGCGATCGCTAGGACTGGCGCTAGCGCAACGAGGATGCCAAGTCGATATATTTACTCGCCGCCAAGATCCCGACCAGCCTGCTATTATCGATCTCGCGCCGGGATGTCGAATCGTTCGTCTAACGGCAGGCCCTGCCCGGTCGATCTCTCAAGATGAATTGTTCGAGCATTTACCTGCTTTTCTTGAAGCTTGGCTAGCTTTTCAAAGCTGTTGCGATCGCCATTACGCCCTCATCCATACTAATTACTGGCTCTCTGGTTGGGTAGGTTTACAACTCAAATCTCGATTGAAATTACCTCTAGTTCATACCTATCACTCTATCGGTTCTGTCAAATCTGGCGACAGCGAACCTATTTCCGATCTCGCTAGTGCCCGATTAATAGTTGAATGGGCGTGTTTGCAAGAAGCTGATTGCGTGGTGGCAACGACTCCGCAAGAAAAAATAGATTTGCGTTGGTCGGTTTCCAGACGGGGCAAGATTCGAGTCATTCCCTACGGAATTGACGCTCGACCCTTTTCTCTGCTTGCCAAACAGAAAGCTCGCCAACAGCTAGGAATATCTCCAAAGACCAAGACGATTTTGTATGTGGGTTGTTTTGACCGCCGCCAAGGTCTTGAAACTTTAATTAAAGGCTGTGCCCAGCTACCTAAGCGATTCCAACTGTGTCTGGCAAATAGAAGCGAACCGAGCAGCAGTGACGAACGCGATCGAAAACGAATTAAAGCTTTAGTCTGGGAATGGGGATTAGAATCGGTCACAACGTCGATCGAGCATATCCCGCAGCAACAGTTACCAGCTTATTATGCTGCTGCCGATGTTTGCGTGGTGCCCAGTGACTGCGAATCCTTTGGACTAGTTGCGATTGAAGCAATGGCTGCGGGAACTCCTGTAATTGCCAGCTATGTAGGAAAATTGCAGCATACCGTCGTACATGGCGAAACTGGACTGCTGATTCCTCCTGGCAATCCTGAAGCTTTAGCCTATGCACTTTGGGCGGTGTTGAGCAATTCAAAATTAGCGCAGTCTTGGGGAGAAGCTAGCTCAAAGCGAGTCCAGTTGCATTTCAATAGTGCCACAGTCGCCGCTCAAATCCATCAACTGTACCAATCGCTTATCAATGTCTACCAACAGAGGGATGAAAATTATTATTTAACAAATATGAAATAA